A window of the Candidatus Bathyarchaeota archaeon genome harbors these coding sequences:
- a CDS encoding ATP-binding protein: protein MSSLIGFVDRGSPLILVLGLRRSGKTSLLLTALSELTNPSIVLDLRELYARGKATALDLTRILEKGLNALLKGFTGFRGRLLELLKGVRGVEVAGLSLEFRRVLREPDLSELLTLLDEAAQGRGERVVLAFDEAQELRKVAGFRFDALLAHVYDHLRNLTVILTGSQVGLLYRFLRVGDPDAPLYGRAMSTVNLENLSREQSMEFLKRGFEQHGLPVGEKYIEEAVSKLDGSIGWLTLLGYRTVEAGSADRGMIEAVLEEASSLALEELTHFLNLRPTAKNRYENLLRAAATLGEAAWSSLKLALQAVEGRRINDRNFTAILKSLLESGFLTREDGKYRISDPILRHALRT, encoded by the coding sequence CTGTCCTCCCTGATCGGGTTCGTCGATAGGGGATCGCCCTTGATCCTCGTTTTAGGGCTCAGGAGGAGCGGGAAAACCTCGCTCCTCCTTACGGCCCTCAGCGAATTAACGAATCCGAGCATAGTCCTCGATTTAAGGGAGCTTTATGCGAGGGGGAAAGCCACCGCCCTAGATTTAACCAGGATCTTGGAGAAGGGACTTAACGCCCTCCTAAAGGGGTTTACGGGCTTCCGGGGGAGGCTGCTCGAACTCCTTAAGGGGGTTAGGGGCGTGGAGGTCGCGGGCCTCAGCTTAGAGTTCAGGAGGGTTTTGAGGGAGCCGGATTTAAGCGAGCTCCTAACCCTGCTTGACGAGGCGGCCCAGGGGAGGGGAGAGAGGGTCGTACTGGCGTTCGATGAGGCCCAGGAGTTGAGGAAGGTCGCGGGCTTCAGGTTCGACGCCCTCCTAGCCCACGTCTACGATCACTTAAGGAATCTCACGGTGATATTGACCGGCTCCCAGGTAGGACTCCTATACAGGTTCCTCAGGGTTGGGGATCCCGACGCCCCCCTGTACGGGAGGGCTATGAGCACGGTGAACCTGGAGAACCTAAGCAGGGAGCAGTCGATGGAGTTCCTGAAGAGGGGGTTCGAGCAGCACGGCCTCCCCGTAGGGGAGAAATACATCGAGGAGGCCGTCTCAAAGCTGGATGGATCCATCGGATGGTTAACGCTGCTGGGGTATAGGACCGTGGAGGCGGGCTCAGCTGATAGGGGGATGATCGAGGCCGTGCTCGAGGAGGCATCCAGCCTCGCCCTGGAGGAGTTGACACATTTCCTAAACCTGCGACCCACAGCTAAGAACAGATACGAGAACCTGTTAAGGGCCGCGGCGACTTTGGGGGAAGCCGCTTGGAGCAGCCTAAAACTAGCCTTACAAGCGGTGGAAGGGAGGAGGATAAACGATAGGAACTTCACCGCCATCCTCAAAAGCCTTTTGGAATCGGGATTCCTAACAAGAGAAGACGGGAAATACAGGATCTCAGACCCCATACTCAGACATGCACTACGCACATAA